ACGGCGCCCCGACAGCGAAACCGCGCCCGGTGGGGGCGCGGTCTCAGGGGTGTCCGGGCCCGAGGGGGGACGGGCCCGGACGCTCGTGGGCAGGCGAAGCGCGGCGTACGACGCGCCAGCCGGCGGACTTCGGGGGAAGTGGCCCGGCCGGTGACCTCAGCGGCTGCTCGCCTCGGCGAGCGCACGCTCGGTCAGCACCCGGGCCAGGTGGCGACGGTACTCCGCGCTCGCCGTGACGTCACTCCCTGGCTCGGTGCCCTCGTCGGCGTGCGCCGCGGCGTCGGCGGCGGACGAACCCGAGGACAGGGCCGACTCGACCGCAGCTGCCCGCAGCGGCGTGGCGCCCATGTTGGCCAGCGCGACCCCGGTCGCGCCGTCGCTGCGCTGGACGGCGACCGCGACGGTCGCCCAGTCGATGGCTCGCCGGGTGAACTTCTGGTAGGCCCAGCCGCCCGGCGACTTGGGTACGCGCACCTCGACGAGCATCTCGTCGGGCTCGAGCACGGTCTCCAGGAAGCCGGTGAAGAACTCCGTGGCCGGCACGGTTCGCTCGCCCGACGGTCCGCGGAGCACGAAGGAGGCATTCATCGCCAGCAGTGCCGTCGGCAGGTCGGCCGACGGGTCGGCGTGCGCGCACGAGCCGCCGATCGTGCCGCGGTGGCGGATCTGCGGGTCGCCGACGAGACCGGCGACGTGGGCGAGCATCGGCACCGCCCGGCCGGCGACGTCGTTGGCGTGCAGGTCGGCGTGGCGGGTCAGTGC
This genomic stretch from Mycobacteriales bacterium harbors:
- a CDS encoding xanthine dehydrogenase family protein subunit M, which translates into the protein MIPAPFAYRRAGSADEALSLLAELGDEAKLLAGGQSLLPLMKLRLATPETLIDVRRIAELSYVREDGDTVAIGALTRHADLHANDVAGRAVPMLAHVAGLVGDPQIRHRGTIGGSCAHADPSADLPTALLAMNASFVLRGPSGERTVPATEFFTGFLETVLEPDEMLVEVRVPKSPGGWAYQKFTRRAIDWATVAVAVQRSDGATGVALANMGATPLRAAAVESALSSGSSAADAAAHADEGTEPGSDVTASAEYRRHLARVLTERALAEASSR